The Brevibacillus brevis genome contains a region encoding:
- a CDS encoding major capsid protein: MKIRQSAIAGRFMSPQNTATVTGGSISIYEPQTMLPSFQRRMPVTTFLRDMFFPGEETFDTKHVLVDFYKNRQRVAPLVAEGSMPINIKRDGFETKIYTPPFINLSSPIDISMLQTRMPGEAVFGGMSPDERAVQQMNRDFLELSDMVTRREELMGAELLQTGKVTVSGYIDDAATVVRTDTIDFGFDNMINLTSGSQWNQTTSKKYEDLEEAVRKSRKAGYNPTVALLGDEAWANLRADDNFMTKFMDLRYAQFGTINPQLSIENGNGYTYIGRLTELGLDVYRYDAWYYDDTTQSLKPYIDPEKVIVAPRNIGELLYGANTFIPEGSINYVTVAGPRATKVTVNHETDVKSLIVKSRPLPKPFDVSAWSVIKTRA, from the coding sequence GTGAAAATTAGACAATCCGCCATTGCAGGACGCTTTATGAGTCCACAAAATACCGCAACCGTTACAGGTGGCAGCATCAGCATCTACGAACCACAAACCATGCTTCCTTCGTTTCAACGAAGAATGCCAGTTACAACGTTCCTTCGGGACATGTTCTTCCCTGGAGAGGAGACTTTCGATACAAAGCATGTTCTAGTGGATTTCTACAAAAACCGCCAACGTGTTGCACCACTTGTTGCAGAAGGCAGTATGCCAATTAATATCAAGCGAGATGGATTTGAAACGAAAATTTATACGCCACCTTTTATCAACCTATCTTCCCCAATTGACATCAGCATGCTACAAACTCGCATGCCTGGGGAAGCGGTATTTGGCGGTATGTCGCCAGATGAGCGGGCTGTACAACAGATGAACCGCGACTTTTTGGAGCTCTCCGACATGGTCACGCGCCGCGAAGAGTTAATGGGTGCAGAACTTCTGCAGACGGGTAAAGTAACAGTATCCGGTTACATTGATGATGCCGCAACGGTTGTTCGTACTGATACCATCGACTTTGGGTTTGACAACATGATCAACCTTACATCCGGAAGCCAATGGAACCAGACTACGTCCAAAAAGTATGAAGACTTGGAGGAAGCGGTCAGAAAATCTCGAAAGGCTGGATACAATCCAACTGTCGCCCTCCTTGGTGATGAGGCGTGGGCTAATCTTCGAGCAGACGATAATTTCATGACGAAGTTTATGGACCTGCGATACGCGCAATTCGGAACGATCAATCCCCAGCTCAGCATTGAGAATGGAAATGGTTATACTTACATTGGCCGTTTAACCGAACTTGGACTCGATGTGTACCGATATGATGCGTGGTACTATGATGACACAACGCAGTCTCTTAAACCATACATCGACCCCGAAAAGGTCATTGTCGCGCCACGAAATATTGGGGAACTTTTGTACGGTGCAAATACCTTCATCCCAGAAGGTAGTATCAACTATGTTACTGTAGCAGGGCCTCGTGCGACAAAGGTAACAGTCAACCATGAGACCGATGTGAAATCTCTTATTGTGAAGAGCCGTCCATTGCCGAAGCCGTTTGACGTATCTGCATGGTCTGTTATCAAAACGCGCGCGTAG
- a CDS encoding head decoration protein, whose translation MTTISTTFGTVDNQSFFAGTEVSAMTTAVTLLAGQGKLKCGSVLGKITANGKYALVNKAATDGSQIASLVLSEDVDTTGADVNAVAYKTGVFRYEALKVAAGDSVANHKDELRTVNIHYKTDRG comes from the coding sequence ATGACAACCATTTCTACTACATTTGGCACGGTAGATAATCAGTCCTTTTTCGCGGGAACGGAAGTGTCCGCAATGACCACGGCAGTGACATTACTTGCTGGTCAAGGGAAGCTCAAATGCGGATCGGTACTCGGCAAGATCACAGCCAACGGGAAATATGCGTTGGTAAATAAAGCAGCAACAGACGGTAGTCAGATCGCGTCATTGGTTTTATCTGAGGACGTGGATACAACCGGAGCTGATGTAAACGCAGTAGCGTATAAAACGGGTGTTTTCCGGTATGAGGCCCTGAAAGTTGCTGCCGGCGACTCAGTGGCTAACCACAAAGATGAACTTCGCACTGTCAATATTCATTACAAAACTGATCGGGGGTAA
- a CDS encoding head maturation protease, ClpP-related, with the protein MPKRIEVRGVIIPNDHQWIYDLFEMDATSPGKISKAIAEANGDDLEVIINSGGGDVYSGSEIYTMLKSHPASVDVQIVGVAASAASVASMGGKKVRMSPTAQFMIHNAKTRTQGDKWEHRHTADFLQAVDKSIANAYRLKTGLSQNELSTLMNRETWMTAQEALAKGFIDEIMFDDSNQLSAVAHAGIEMIPQQVIDRVRNEIMKFQTEGASFMQVTNQTQVIDPQPPTASNAAPQPPVPNQAQNTQDATAQERERLRAIDAIAANIDPALVNEAKYGENPMTAADLALKAMQEGKMINNGLFNAAVAANQASGALDVTAQSQQQNMEKEYDLNNLKDVNAVFQQLAHAHSMQRLQR; encoded by the coding sequence ATGCCAAAACGGATTGAAGTTAGAGGCGTAATCATACCGAATGATCATCAATGGATTTATGACTTATTCGAAATGGATGCGACAAGCCCTGGAAAAATATCAAAAGCGATCGCGGAAGCAAACGGCGATGATCTTGAGGTCATTATCAACTCAGGTGGAGGTGATGTTTATTCGGGCAGTGAAATCTATACCATGCTGAAAAGTCATCCAGCTAGTGTTGACGTCCAAATCGTCGGTGTGGCAGCTAGTGCTGCTTCTGTCGCGTCCATGGGCGGAAAGAAGGTCAGAATGTCACCGACGGCACAATTCATGATTCACAACGCCAAGACTCGGACTCAGGGAGATAAGTGGGAGCATCGGCACACAGCGGATTTTCTCCAAGCGGTCGATAAGTCCATTGCGAATGCATACCGGCTAAAAACAGGGTTGTCTCAGAACGAATTGAGTACCCTCATGAACCGAGAAACGTGGATGACGGCACAAGAAGCATTGGCAAAAGGGTTTATCGATGAAATTATGTTCGACGATTCGAATCAGCTTAGTGCTGTCGCACATGCAGGCATCGAAATGATTCCCCAACAGGTGATAGACCGTGTCCGAAATGAAATTATGAAGTTCCAAACGGAAGGAGCGAGCTTTATGCAAGTAACCAATCAAACACAAGTAATCGATCCACAACCACCGACAGCATCAAATGCAGCACCACAACCACCCGTACCGAATCAGGCACAAAATACTCAAGATGCAACTGCACAAGAGAGGGAGCGCCTTCGCGCCATTGACGCTATTGCAGCAAATATCGATCCTGCTTTGGTCAACGAGGCGAAGTATGGGGAAAACCCAATGACAGCCGCTGATCTTGCTCTCAAGGCTATGCAAGAGGGCAAGATGATCAATAACGGCCTATTCAATGCGGCAGTAGCAGCTAATCAAGCGTCTGGAGCTCTTGATGTGACAGCTCAATCACAACAACAAAACATGGAAAAAGAGTATGACTTAAACAACTTGAAAGACGTAAATGCAGTTTTCCAGCAACTCGCACACGCACATTCAATGCAACGCCTACAAAGATAA
- a CDS encoding phage portal protein: MRFIDKTIEWLSPTMALKREVNRAKLSALRKVTNSGYSNSGASRRKNSMKGWNSDSKSPQEDIGQNLAVLRERSRDLYMGGGLATGAIKKNQSNVVGSGLTLKCQLNYRLLGITAEQAKEWEDRTEFEFNLWASSKIDNTGLNDFYDAQRIMLTGWLLNGDALAVMKYADAAERLNPYRMRLHLIEGDRLNNPNHTQGYSPILTTEGFSLSEYVELSDGRAIRNGVETDPNGKVIAYWISNKHPNSTIPQGHRTQWTRVEAQNPVSGLPNVLFVMDAERAEQYRGVPYLAPVIEQVKQMDRYAEAEIAAAIINSFFAAFITRKEGAKNEIPFTNPIPESEQLKLSPEERLSSYELGPGTINMLAEGEEVTFGDPTHPNAGFDSFTKIMAQLAGAALDMPYEVLLSVFNSSYSASRAALLQAWRSFRDRRDWFSHDFCQPTYETWLFEAVATGRIKAPGFFSDPVMRKLWSQAIWIGPSPGQIDPEKEVDAAVKRINNGFSTHERETAELTGMDWDSNIDVLTREWEARRNLPQAHIPGMKGGDKQNAKTD, encoded by the coding sequence GTGAGGTTCATTGACAAAACAATAGAATGGCTTTCGCCTACCATGGCGCTAAAACGAGAAGTAAATCGCGCAAAGCTATCGGCATTGCGGAAGGTTACGAATAGCGGTTATTCGAATAGCGGAGCCAGTCGGAGAAAAAACTCAATGAAAGGCTGGAACAGCGATAGTAAAAGTCCGCAAGAGGACATCGGGCAAAACCTCGCTGTACTTCGGGAACGCAGCCGCGACCTTTATATGGGAGGGGGTCTGGCTACAGGAGCCATTAAGAAAAATCAGTCGAACGTTGTGGGCTCAGGACTCACACTCAAATGCCAACTCAATTACCGTTTACTTGGTATTACGGCGGAGCAGGCAAAAGAGTGGGAAGATCGTACAGAGTTTGAATTTAATCTTTGGGCATCATCCAAGATCGATAACACTGGGCTGAATGATTTCTACGATGCACAACGGATCATGTTGACCGGATGGCTGCTGAACGGTGATGCCCTTGCTGTTATGAAATATGCAGATGCCGCAGAGCGGCTAAATCCATATCGCATGCGGCTCCACCTCATTGAAGGGGACAGGCTAAACAATCCCAATCATACGCAAGGATACTCGCCAATACTTACTACCGAGGGATTCTCGCTTTCAGAATATGTGGAGTTATCAGATGGCCGTGCTATCCGAAATGGAGTGGAGACAGACCCGAACGGTAAAGTGATCGCTTACTGGATAAGCAATAAGCACCCGAACAGTACGATTCCACAAGGACATAGAACACAATGGACGCGCGTTGAGGCACAGAATCCGGTTTCCGGATTACCTAACGTGCTTTTTGTGATGGATGCGGAGAGGGCAGAGCAATATCGCGGTGTACCGTATCTCGCACCTGTCATCGAGCAAGTCAAACAAATGGACCGTTATGCCGAGGCAGAGATTGCAGCGGCGATCATCAATAGTTTTTTCGCTGCCTTTATTACACGAAAAGAAGGAGCAAAAAACGAAATACCGTTTACCAATCCCATTCCTGAAAGTGAGCAATTGAAACTGTCGCCAGAGGAACGACTCTCCAGTTACGAGTTGGGGCCGGGAACCATCAACATGTTGGCAGAAGGCGAGGAAGTGACCTTTGGCGATCCTACGCATCCGAATGCTGGATTTGATTCGTTTACAAAGATCATGGCGCAGTTAGCAGGCGCAGCGCTGGACATGCCATATGAAGTGCTCCTTTCTGTGTTCAACAGTAGCTATTCAGCGAGTCGAGCTGCACTCTTGCAAGCGTGGAGATCCTTCCGGGACCGTCGTGATTGGTTCTCCCATGATTTCTGTCAGCCGACCTACGAGACGTGGTTGTTTGAGGCCGTGGCAACTGGACGTATTAAGGCACCTGGATTCTTTAGCGATCCAGTCATGCGAAAGCTTTGGAGCCAAGCCATTTGGATTGGACCAAGTCCTGGTCAAATCGATCCTGAGAAAGAAGTGGATGCTGCCGTGAAACGAATCAACAACGGATTTAGCACGCACGAACGGGAAACGGCGGAGCTCACAGGGATGGATTGGGATAGCAATATTGACGTGCTGACGCGCGAGTGGGAGGCACGTCGGAACCTGCCACAAGCACATATTCCGGGCATGAAAGGAGGTGACAAACAAAATGCCAAAACGGATTGA
- a CDS encoding DUF6148 family protein yields the protein MTYDPGQQKRVQDELEIVKDRLSKYYEAETAILTGAQEYRIGSRNLRRGDLKLIKDEIEKLQDRKNELENALTAGESPSKRRAFRVIYRDL from the coding sequence ATGACTTATGATCCAGGACAGCAAAAAAGGGTGCAAGATGAGCTGGAAATTGTTAAAGACCGCCTGAGTAAATACTACGAGGCTGAAACGGCCATTTTAACAGGCGCACAGGAATACCGGATTGGGTCAAGGAATTTGCGTCGCGGCGACTTGAAACTCATTAAGGATGAGATCGAGAAGCTACAAGATCGGAAAAACGAACTGGAAAATGCACTAACAGCGGGTGAGAGTCCATCAAAGCGTAGGGCATTTCGAGTCATCTATCGAGACTTGTAA
- a CDS encoding phage terminase large subunit family protein: MDQKHRKLFQAIAQIVSPPTDLTITEWADAYRYLSAESAAEAGKYRSDRAPYQKGMMNAVSDPEVEEVVFMMGSQVGKTLSQENIIGYYIDQDPSPMMLVVPTLDMGKSFSKDRLSTMIRDTPVLTKKVADSKAKDSGNTILHKSFPGGHITIVGSNSPASLASRPIRILLVDELDRFEATSEGDALDLARRRTATFHNRKIVVASTPTIKGHSRIEQLYNNSSKGEWHLPCPKCEAVQPLEWKRIIFDTVSMRCLHCGFDSPEIEWKKQQIAGKGEWVHEFPERKVKGFHMNALASPWTRWKEMIDAFLIAQDELKKGNPEQMQVFVNTLLSETWEDRGDIQDENILLERRESYDAELPNGVLILTMAVDTQNDRLEYEVVGWGKEEESWGIEKGIIWGNPDNPQTWRELDDKRERVWKFANGAGLIVACTFVDSGGHYTDEVYKYCGQRLQSRVFPIKGEGGSGLELIRKVSKNNKYKLPLILLGVDSGKTTIMQRLHIAEPGSHYFHFPIEEERGYDQIYFKGLVSERQVFRKKNGQTVTVWENVAKDKRNEPLDLRVYGLAALRLLKPDFEGLEKRLRETEPAVKNTPAANQITGQKAKGLVKRSKLW, from the coding sequence ATGGACCAGAAACATCGTAAGCTTTTCCAGGCTATCGCCCAAATCGTTTCTCCTCCTACTGATTTGACAATAACTGAGTGGGCAGATGCCTACCGATATTTGTCTGCTGAATCGGCAGCCGAGGCTGGGAAGTACAGAAGCGATCGGGCCCCATATCAAAAGGGCATGATGAATGCGGTTAGTGATCCAGAAGTGGAAGAAGTAGTATTTATGATGGGATCACAGGTTGGTAAAACACTATCCCAAGAAAACATCATCGGTTATTACATTGATCAGGACCCGTCCCCTATGATGTTGGTTGTCCCCACACTAGATATGGGAAAAAGCTTTTCAAAAGATCGACTAAGCACAATGATACGCGATACGCCAGTTTTGACTAAAAAGGTAGCTGATTCGAAAGCCAAAGATTCAGGAAATACCATTTTGCACAAATCATTCCCGGGCGGTCATATCACCATCGTGGGTAGTAATTCTCCCGCTTCCCTAGCAAGCCGCCCGATCAGGATATTGCTGGTCGATGAGTTGGACCGATTCGAGGCAACTTCTGAGGGGGACGCGTTGGATCTGGCAAGAAGACGGACAGCCACTTTCCACAATAGAAAAATTGTAGTTGCTTCTACGCCGACAATTAAGGGTCATTCGCGGATTGAGCAGTTATACAATAACTCTTCGAAAGGTGAATGGCATCTTCCATGTCCGAAGTGTGAGGCAGTACAACCTTTGGAGTGGAAACGGATCATATTTGATACCGTATCGATGCGCTGCTTGCATTGTGGCTTTGATTCTCCTGAAATCGAATGGAAGAAACAGCAGATTGCTGGAAAAGGTGAATGGGTACATGAATTCCCGGAACGAAAAGTAAAGGGATTCCACATGAACGCGTTGGCGTCTCCTTGGACTCGTTGGAAAGAAATGATCGATGCCTTTTTGATCGCGCAGGACGAGTTGAAAAAAGGAAATCCCGAGCAAATGCAGGTTTTCGTCAATACGCTTTTGAGTGAGACTTGGGAGGATCGCGGTGATATTCAGGACGAAAACATTCTCCTGGAACGGCGAGAAAGCTACGATGCTGAACTACCTAACGGCGTTCTCATCCTTACAATGGCAGTCGACACCCAGAATGACCGATTAGAGTATGAAGTTGTCGGCTGGGGCAAAGAAGAAGAGTCTTGGGGAATCGAAAAAGGAATTATCTGGGGAAATCCAGACAATCCGCAGACATGGAGAGAGCTCGATGATAAGCGAGAACGGGTCTGGAAATTCGCTAATGGTGCAGGACTGATAGTAGCTTGTACCTTTGTTGACTCAGGCGGTCATTACACCGATGAAGTTTATAAATATTGTGGGCAGAGACTCCAAAGTCGTGTCTTCCCCATCAAAGGGGAAGGTGGATCAGGTCTTGAGTTAATCCGGAAGGTTTCAAAAAACAACAAATACAAGCTTCCGCTTATCCTCCTTGGTGTGGATTCAGGGAAAACGACGATCATGCAGCGTTTGCATATCGCGGAACCTGGTTCACACTATTTTCATTTCCCGATTGAGGAAGAGCGTGGATATGATCAGATTTATTTCAAAGGTCTTGTTTCTGAGCGGCAAGTGTTTCGAAAAAAGAATGGCCAAACGGTCACGGTTTGGGAAAATGTAGCCAAAGACAAGAGGAATGAGCCGCTGGATTTACGGGTCTATGGTCTCGCAGCGTTGCGTTTGCTGAAACCAGACTTTGAAGGACTTGAAAAACGCTTGCGAGAAACTGAACCCGCAGTAAAAAATACACCTGCAGCAAACCAAATAACGGGGCAAAAGGCAAAGGGTCTAGTCAAGCGCTCAAAACTATGGTGA
- a CDS encoding site-specific DNA-methyltransferase: MDIRKISVSKINPAPYNPRVDLQPGDPEYEKLKRSIQEFGYVEPVIWNEVTGNIVGGHQRYKIMVNEQGRIEIEVVVVQLEPEMEKALNIALNKIGGDWELPKLRDLLTDLQVLDFDLSLTGFDAADLDELFQSEPFSFEPENIEVEEDDFDVEHELSKIEEPVTKHGDIWILGRHRLMCGDSTNLAEVEMLMNGLRADMVFTDPPYNVDYTGKTKDALKIENDKMTDSQFKEFLVSVYQNLFRVSEEGAPIYVCYAATEGANFKSAMKESGWLLKQCLVWVKNSFSIGRQDYHWRHEPILYGWKSGAAHRWYGDRKQDTVWEIDKPARNAEHPTMKPIALVARALQNSSKRGDIAVDFFGGSGSTLVAAEQTERVAYLMEIDPKYCDVIVKRWEQLTGEIAVKA, translated from the coding sequence ATGGATATACGTAAAATATCAGTCTCTAAAATTAACCCAGCCCCTTATAATCCGCGGGTTGATTTGCAACCCGGCGACCCCGAATACGAGAAGCTGAAACGATCCATTCAAGAGTTTGGATACGTCGAGCCAGTAATCTGGAATGAGGTCACCGGAAATATTGTTGGTGGGCATCAGCGGTACAAAATTATGGTGAACGAGCAGGGACGGATTGAGATCGAGGTCGTTGTCGTCCAATTGGAGCCAGAAATGGAAAAGGCGCTTAATATCGCACTGAACAAAATTGGTGGCGATTGGGAGCTTCCCAAGTTGCGCGATTTGTTGACTGACCTGCAGGTGCTAGACTTTGATCTTTCTCTTACTGGCTTTGATGCGGCTGACTTGGACGAATTGTTCCAAAGTGAGCCGTTTTCTTTTGAGCCAGAGAACATCGAAGTGGAAGAGGATGATTTCGATGTTGAGCATGAGTTGTCAAAAATCGAAGAACCGGTCACAAAGCACGGAGACATTTGGATTCTCGGACGACATCGGTTGATGTGTGGCGACTCTACCAATTTGGCAGAAGTGGAAATGCTCATGAACGGGCTGCGAGCTGATATGGTCTTCACAGATCCGCCGTACAACGTGGATTACACCGGTAAAACGAAGGATGCCCTCAAGATTGAGAACGACAAGATGACAGACAGCCAGTTCAAGGAATTTCTGGTGTCCGTCTATCAAAACCTCTTTCGCGTATCCGAAGAGGGAGCGCCCATCTATGTATGTTATGCCGCTACGGAGGGCGCAAATTTTAAATCAGCTATGAAAGAATCAGGATGGCTTTTAAAACAATGTCTCGTTTGGGTAAAAAATAGTTTCTCTATCGGCCGACAGGATTACCATTGGCGACACGAACCCATTCTCTACGGATGGAAGTCGGGGGCTGCACATCGATGGTACGGCGACCGTAAGCAGGACACGGTCTGGGAAATCGATAAACCAGCACGTAATGCAGAGCATCCCACGATGAAGCCAATTGCTCTAGTAGCTCGAGCTTTACAGAACAGCAGCAAGCGTGGGGACATCGCGGTCGACTTCTTTGGCGGTTCTGGGTCCACACTTGTTGCGGCTGAGCAAACCGAGCGGGTCGCCTACCTCATGGAGATTGACCCCAAATATTGTGATGTGATCGTAAAACGATGGGAACAACTCACTGGTGAAATAGCTGTGAAGGCATAA